The Populus alba chromosome 13, ASM523922v2, whole genome shotgun sequence genome contains the following window.
tggattaaaaaaaaaaaatactattcaacaacgaaaccgaaaaaaaaaacaatccgtGAGGATAACTAAAGTCAGAGCACCtcctcaaaaaagaaaaaagaaagaagaaaagaaatgagcATATTGAGATCAGACCAAATCATAAAGATTTTCCAACGTGTGGTCAATTATGATCATCTGATTACCTTTTACAACTCAAATACAGAACGCTACAAATAGATAATTATGGGCTTACAATCACATGGTATCACATGTGTGCAGGTTTACGTCTTGAGAGCAGCcacttcatataaaaaatactgaAGGGTAGGACTGCCTTCAAGTTCTTCCTCTCAAGATCCTGCTTCAGTGGGAATCACATCGGGATAACAAACCATCTTTCATGTGCCATGAAATCAATAAGCATCAAAATAGAAATAAAGTACAGGTTAACATTGTAAAATTCTcgataaaaatgataatgacAAAACAAGTGTCACCTTCGCAATCAATTTAACATTTGGTTTTGTCTGTAAGTCAAAGGTTTGCACCAAAGATAGGGATGGAACAGAGCATTAACATCCCATTACAGCACAGTTTGCCACAAAGGCACCTGCTCGCTCCTTGACAGCAAGAACATTCCATTCTGATCTGCCCGTGCTTCTGTCCTGAGGATCCCAAGTATGGAGCACAATAACTTCACCTTGAGGACCTCTGTGCCCTCCAATTACCAATAAGCTGCTACCACATGCTTTAAACGCTAATCCCCAGCCATTAGAAGAGTCAGCCCTAACTGGCAACCGCTTCACAACACTCCAAGAATTATTAGTTTTGTTGTATCTCTTGACCTCGTTGGTTGCTTGATCCGCAGAATAAAGTTGATTATTTACAACAGCGACCAGCGGAGGAGAACGCATTGCAGGATGGCCTGCACTGGGAAGAGGGTACATGTTCTCTATCCTCCTCCATGTACTTGTCTCAAGGTTATACTCTTCACCACAACTTAAACAATCTGTCTGGCTTGACATGCCCCCAATGACATAAAACTTTCCATCCATGAAAAAGCCTGAACACAGCTTACGGGGCAAGTTCATATCTGGCAATGTCAGCCAAGTACCGACTTCAGAGTTATAAAGCTCAGCTGATCTCATTATGCATCCATTCTTGTCACTTCCTCCAGCAACAATAGCAATTTCGCCAAGGCTGCTTGAACCAAATAAACAACGGGGTAGGTTCATTGGAGGGCATCTAGACCAATCATGGCTAAGCAAGCTATATATCCAAACAGCAAACCCTAACAACTCACGCCCGAAAACAAGTAGCTGAGTCCCTACTGCAAGAGACTCCTTATCTGCATAAGTGAAGCATTCATCACAAGGAATCCTCGGCAACCGCATCCATCTCTCCCTTGCAGGATCAAAAGCTTCCCAAGGCATCaaaatacaagctaaataaaTCCAGTGTTCAAGGACCCCAAGCTGCCGCCTCACTTTATATAAACACCCACTTTCAATCAATGCTTTGAATTTCTTATTTAGCAAGGCCAAATTGGGGTAATCCGATCTACAACTCCAAGCCAAAATATACATTGCAGCATCATCATAAAGACCAGGTAAGAGACTGTCTTCCGATGCATGCCCATCGCGATTCTCTCCCGTgtccataggttcataatcagcATTCAAAGTCTCCCTCTCAAACAAACCAATTCCAACATTTTCTGAATTGGTATTATTTCTCCCTGAGAAAACACGATCCAGTATATGCAAATTCTTCTCAAAAAACTCCAAGTCTTGCTCTAAGTTGACAGGAGGCTGCGAAATAACACAATTTTGCAAGCCAACCATAACCGATGAATCACAGCCTGGCCTCTCCACCTTCACTTTTGGTTCCTTGATAACATCtctaaaaaccattttttaaaaaacaaaaactgggTTGGTTTTCCTTCTGCTGCATCAATcaattaaagcaaataaaaaagaagaattttttttgtcaaaaacaagttgttGATTAACATAAACTGCAACCAACTAATTAATAACAACAACTTCAAATCCTAACAAGTCACAACATATTGgacttgacaaaaaaaaacatcaaatctaACATGCGATAAATCGAGAAGCAAAGGCAAGATAAACCCAGAAAGGATACAGATCCAACCAAGCAATGAGGTCAAAAGCATTAATCTTTatccaaaatcaaaattcaactaTCCCATCAAATCAAACCAATACAGatttcaaaaaggaaaaaaaaaaaaaaaaaagactttcttTGTCTGTGGGTCTCACCTTAAACAGCTGAATTCTCTATCCCACGGATAAAACTGCTGCCGATCAGATCAGTGTAAAGAAGCAGCAGTTTCTCCCACTGAAAAGCTCAAAtctcaagggtttttttttttctctttcaagtaAAACACTCTATACCTTTCTCTATCTTCTATTTATccatggttttatttatttttatgatgataaaaCACGAAAAAGATTTGGGGGGAGTATTATTCTTTGatgtttctctctctaaaaaaaatagatagagaGAGTGATTGTTTTGAGGAATTTTAATGGTGGAATCCATCCATCcattgatgttattaattaactaataataaaaaaagacgagaaaagaaaggagagcaAAGCAAGGCAAAGGAAGGtggttggttttttattttatttttaacgttttgtttttcatgtttcacTGCCTTTGTAATTTGCTCTCCgtttcttttttcatctttgacCAAAGAAGGAAGAACGCGTCGAGTGAAACTGCCTCTTCTTATGCGCTTCCTTCCTCTTATAGTGATGTGCACGTGCTTCTTATCGCCTTCTCCCTTCTCCCTTCTCCCCTCTCTCCCCTCTCCCGCAAGCTGCAGAAAGGTTAAGTTCTCAATAATCAAAGTTCCAATTTTTAACAAACCATTCTTGTCTCTTTTCTTTTCGTCGAGCAGGTGATCTTGTTTTATTAGAGAGAGGACCTGGCTCGCTCAAGGGTTCACATTTCTCCTGGTTCGAACAAAATCAAGCCATTATTTGCTGAGTTTATGTTTATAGAAACtcattattatttgatatttttatattatttgacatTACAGGAACTTGGAATCATGCCTTTCACTTCAAGAtccgttttatttttatatttactgcGACTCGTGTCTTTTTAAGGCCTAATCAACTCTTGAAAAGTCGGTGTTTGCTTTCACGTTGATGTGACTTTTGCATGAAGATGACTCTTGGGTGTTATATTTACTGTGACTCAAGTGTTTTAGGGTCTAACTTAACTCTTTAAAAGTTAgccctaaaatattttaaaaagcctCGTATTAAAACAATTCTTTAAAAGACGCTGGAGAAGTACAGATCGCATTCCTCacgtcttttatttttattatattaatattaatatttttatttgtttttttgtttttacatatttgttttttttcccatgatttacttttttattttaaaaaaattatatgtttttttttaaattaatttttctgatttattttctaataatgaactgattgagaatttagttttgttatttaaaaaaatattatgaattgctataatgtttttctatataattttttttttatgattttttttttcaaaatgatcttttttttatatattgaattgattgatgatttagttttgtatttttttttataaaaaaatattatagattgctAAAATATTTCccccacatgatttttgttttaatacaatatttctcacatgttttttttaatattgagttggttgagaattacaattgtatatttcctcacaaaacactatagactGCTACAGTGTTTCGCtacatgattgtttttttccttttgttttttttatgatttttttcaaaattatctttgtctattttatttttttaatattaaaccggctgagaatttaactttatagtttattttttcttgaaaacattgtggattgcaatAGTATTtctctatgtatttttttttaaaaaaatattttacgaTTTTTTCTACAAATACATTACAACGCACAAACATGCCATAAACTCATGGCAGCGCGTAGGAATGACAACTAGTTTATATCTAAAACACGAAAGATATCTAGTAAATCAGATGACTATACCAGACAAAACTCTCAAGACATATGAATTGTGGCAAATCAACTattcatatcaaatataatttccaaAGACAACCGATTAACTAGACTTTAATTCAAACACAAAGTCTTAAACAACTAGTAAGTTATATGATTATTTCTTTAGCATGACAAACATGCAATGATCAAACCAATAAACATATAAGTGAGTAGATTGATATGCAAAAGAGAAATTATAGTTATAATGTAAAGACAATGAGCACATTGTTTTATGCTTTGTCTAATATAAAGTTCACTAAGATAAAGAATTGCAAGACAACTTATAATGgacaagtgaagctaaggatgCTATAGCCTAATTGTTTTACCTTAACTTTCAGAATATTTTCCAAGAAGATAAAAGTATATGTTTACAAGCTTTCCAAACTTTCTCAAGTTTAAATTAGGCAAGACAAatctctaaaattattttagaagcAATTTAAGGATtataattgaagagaaattggctaaaattaaaaggattaaGGATTAAGGACC
Protein-coding sequences here:
- the LOC118053555 gene encoding F-box/kelch-repeat protein At5g60570 isoform X2, whose protein sequence is MVGLQNCVISQPPVNLEQDLEFFEKNLHILDRVFSGRNNTNSENVGIGLFERETLNADYEPMDTGENRDGHASEDSLLPGLYDDAAMYILAWSCRSDYPNLALLNKKFKALIESGCLYKVRRQLGVLEHWIYLACILMPWEAFDPARERWMRLPRIPCDECFTYADKESLAVGTQLLVFGRELLGFAVWIYSLLSHDWSRCPPMNLPRCLFGSSSLGEIAIVAGGSDKNGCIMRSAELYNSEVGTWLTLPDMNLPRKLCSGFFMDGKFYVIGGMSSQTDCLSCGEEYNLETSTWRRIENMYPLPSAGHPAMRSPPLVAVVNNQLYSADQATNEVKRYNKTNNSWSVVKRLPVRADSSNGWGLAFKACGSSLLVIGGHRGPQGEVIVLHTWDPQDRSTGRSEWNVLAVKERAGAFVANCAVMGC
- the LOC118053555 gene encoding F-box/kelch-repeat protein At5g60570 isoform X1, with the translated sequence MVFRDVIKEPKVKVERPGCDSSVMVGLQNCVISQPPVNLEQDLEFFEKNLHILDRVFSGRNNTNSENVGIGLFERETLNADYEPMDTGENRDGHASEDSLLPGLYDDAAMYILAWSCRSDYPNLALLNKKFKALIESGCLYKVRRQLGVLEHWIYLACILMPWEAFDPARERWMRLPRIPCDECFTYADKESLAVGTQLLVFGRELLGFAVWIYSLLSHDWSRCPPMNLPRCLFGSSSLGEIAIVAGGSDKNGCIMRSAELYNSEVGTWLTLPDMNLPRKLCSGFFMDGKFYVIGGMSSQTDCLSCGEEYNLETSTWRRIENMYPLPSAGHPAMRSPPLVAVVNNQLYSADQATNEVKRYNKTNNSWSVVKRLPVRADSSNGWGLAFKACGSSLLVIGGHRGPQGEVIVLHTWDPQDRSTGRSEWNVLAVKERAGAFVANCAVMGC